GGACGCCGCTGACGGCCCGTTCCGGGTTGGAAGCGCTTGCTGTATTGCAGGAGAACAAAGTGGATGTGCTCATTACCGATGTGGCGATGCCCGGGATGACCGGAATCGAGCTGCTCGCCAGAATCCAGGCTGATTATCCGCAGCAGCAGTCGATGCAGACCGTAATGATCAGCGGCTTCGATGAATTTGAATTCGTGCAGGAGGCAATCCAGCTTGGGGCTAAGGCCTATGTGCTGAAGCCGGTCAAGACGGAGGAGCTGGAACAGAAGCTGGAGGCACTCCGCGCAGCAGCTGAGAAGAAAAAACTGCTGGAGCAGGAAACAGCCCTGCTCAGGGAGAAGGTGACAGAGAGCCGGGAAGTGCTGCTGGAGCGTTTCATTAAGGATCTGACCAGAGGCTTGATTCACAGTGATGAACTGCTGGATTCATGGCGGCGTCTGCTTGATCTTCCGGCAGGAGAGTGGCAGGCTACGCTGTTCCTCTTCGACTGTGACAGTCTTCACCTGCATCATAGCCATGATGCCAAGGAGCAGATTCTGCTGGGGGAAGGCCTGCAGAATGCGGTGAAGCTTGGGCTGGACGGCTTCTCCGGCGCATATATCGGGAAAGCGGGAGCAGGTGAGACGGCTGTGCTGGTTCTGGAAGCGGTTCCGCAGGCGCGGGCCAGGCTGGAGAAGCAGCTAAGCTTCATTCAGGAAGTGCTTCAGGAACAATATGGTGCTTCCGTTACGGTCGGAGTCAGCAGAGAGGCGTGCAGCTGGACGGAAATTCCGCTCCTGTATAAAGAGGTACGGCATATGATTGCCGATGCACGGCTGGCCGGATATGGGCAGATTGTATATTGTGACCGGCATCTGCTGAACGAATATCATGACTTCCGGCTGCGTGAGGAGTACATTCCGGAGATCGTCAAGCTGCTGGAGCTTGGGGAGAACAGCAAGGCGTCGGCTTATGCAAGCCATGCTTTTGAGATGATGCTGGCCGGAGAGCCCATCTCCTTCTCTTATGTGCAGGCGTTCGGCATGGGACTGCTCAGCGAGCTGGCACGCAAGCTGAAACGGAATCAGGAAACGGATACGGAAACGAATATTCTGATGTGGCAGCGCTTAATTGACTGCACCGGAGTGGAGGAAGTGCGGAAGGCCGTTCTGGAATATCTCGTCCATTATACACAGCATAAGCAGAAGGAGCAGACGGCACAGCAGCATCATCTGATCCAGCAGGTCCGGCAGC
This region of Paenibacillus sp. FSL K6-1096 genomic DNA includes:
- a CDS encoding response regulator — protein: MRVLIVDDEPMQIQGLLRHIRWETLGYGTPLTARSGLEALAVLQENKVDVLITDVAMPGMTGIELLARIQADYPQQQSMQTVMISGFDEFEFVQEAIQLGAKAYVLKPVKTEELEQKLEALRAAAEKKKLLEQETALLREKVTESREVLLERFIKDLTRGLIHSDELLDSWRRLLDLPAGEWQATLFLFDCDSLHLHHSHDAKEQILLGEGLQNAVKLGLDGFSGAYIGKAGAGETAVLVLEAVPQARARLEKQLSFIQEVLQEQYGASVTVGVSREACSWTEIPLLYKEVRHMIADARLAGYGQIVYCDRHLLNEYHDFRLREEYIPEIVKLLELGENSKASAYASHAFEMMLAGEPISFSYVQAFGMGLLSELARKLKRNQETDTETNILMWQRLIDCTGVEEVRKAVLEYLVHYTQHKQKEQTAQQHHLIQQVRQHLAAHLQENLTVKQLAELYHLNSSYLSVLFKKETGQTISEYVQETRMNKAKELLRDPGIKVYEVAEQVGFQTAAYFAFLFKKTTGTTPQEYRDYHY